Part of the Sphingobium lignivorans genome is shown below.
AGGAAGGCAGCGGCATCGCCCACCAGATCGGTCGGCAGGCTGATCTGCTCGTAGGTCTCCGTGTCCATGAAGACGAGCATGTCGCCCTCGGCATAGAGATACTGGAAATCCTTGGTATCGAGGCGGATGCGCTCGACCGTCTCGGCGGAGCGGAAGCGCACATTGTTCTTGCGGCCGTCGATGAGGTTCTTCAGCTCCACCTGCATGTAGGCGCCGCCCTTGCCGGGCTGGGTGTGCTGGATCTTCACGGCGCGCCAGAGACCGCCTTCATATTCGATATTGTTGCCGGGACGGATGTCCACGCCGCTGATCTTCATGAGGATCGCCTGTCTGCTAAGGTTGGAAAGAGCCGGAGCGCCCTCTACGCGTCTTGGCGCGGCTCGGCAAGTGGGGCGCGTTCGGGCGAGCCGGGCGCCTGCCCGCGCTTGTCCCGCCGCCCCGGCTGTTCTCAAGCCGGCCGGAAGCGGCTATCCCATCCGGAAAAGACGGCAAGGAGAGGATCGTCATGACGCGCACGCCCGAGGAGCAGGCGAATG
Proteins encoded:
- the efp gene encoding elongation factor P, with the translated sequence MKISGVDIRPGNNIEYEGGLWRAVKIQHTQPGKGGAYMQVELKNLIDGRKNNVRFRSAETVERIRLDTKDFQYLYAEGDMLVFMDTETYEQISLPTDLVGDAAAFLQDGMMVMLEMYEERPISVQLPEQVEATVVEADAVVKGQTASASYKPAILDNGVRVMVPPHITTGTRIIVDVYEREYVKRAD